The following coding sequences are from one Fundulus heteroclitus isolate FHET01 unplaced genomic scaffold, MU-UCD_Fhet_4.1 scaffold_62, whole genome shotgun sequence window:
- the LOC118561346 gene encoding uncharacterized protein LOC118561346, giving the protein MAPLHHVTLLLLSVCIMVGSPGGTNIPAEPGQNIILPCNAFKYKAVVIVEWSRTDLGEMEHVALFQDERLDYHGQHPAYKNRVDMEDRELKHGDVSLFLKNVTINDSGTYQCRVDGQKKRRRRAHLDTDPICTINLLVAPPPPGKNEEQKYVREKEEEEKDDGGNKNGTTVGVLVGVIVGVVILGVVVGGLLYKYWRRSDQEQNRPPAEETERELMSP; this is encoded by the exons GTGGGACAAACatcccagcagaaccaggacagAACATAATTCTACCATGTAACGCTTTTAAGTACAAAGCTGTTGTCATCGTGGAGTGGAGCAGAACTGATCTGGGGGAAATGGAGCATGTTGCTCTGTTTCAAGATGAAAGACTCGACTATCATGGTCAGCATCCAGCGTATAAGAACCGAGTGGACATGGAGGACAGAGAGCTGAAGCATGGAGACGTGTCTTTGTTTCTGAAGAATGTGACGATTAATGATTCTGGAACATATCAGTGTCGGGTTGATGGGCAGAAGAAACGCAGGAGAAGAGCTCACTTGGATACTGATCCCATCTGCACCATCAATCTGCTTgtagctcctcctcctccag GGAAGAATGAGGAACAAAAATATGttagagagaaggaggaggaggaaaaagacGATGGAGGGAACAAGAATGGAACTACAGTTGGTGTCTTAGTTGGAGTAATTGTTGGAGTTGTTATTTTGGGTGTAGTTGTTGGAGGTTTGCTCTATAAATACTGGAGACGTTCGGATCAAGAACAGAACCGGCCTCCTGCAGAAGAAACAGAACGTGAACTTATGAGTCCTTGA